The nucleotide window tttctattattttcttctttttcttttttctcttattttttcttcttctttttcttttttattattattttttctcctattatttccttatttttcttttttctcctatgttttcttattttttctcatattatttcattatttttcttttttcttcttcttctttatctttattcttctttatccttttacttctttttcttttttcttctttttcttctttcttctttttatttttttctcttcctttccccccttctttttcttaatcttagttttcttcttttttatttttctgggggtttttttcctaccattctcttctctcttttttttttttttttttttttttctttctctttctattttttccctttttttttttctctttctttttctattccCCACTCTCTCGCAAGGGCAATTTTGAGTCAGCTGCCACCCTCtgacttttctttccatttactTTTCTTCCCCTGCTTCCTGCGAGGGCCGGGACCGACCccctcctctttttctcctttttcccctcaggaatTCGGGGTGAATATTCAAAATTCCCCGAGTGTGGCAGAGACGCCTTGTGCAATTTTGGGGTGTCGGGTCTGACATTAACGGGGGGCGGGGTGGGCATTTGATGCCAAGCTccaaaaattgccaaaattCCACGGTGGGGGTTGAACCGGTGCCAACCTGAGCTGGCCACTGGTGGCCACTGGAGGGGGGCGAGTGGCCAGTGAGGGACAgagtggggagcagagctcgATTTGAGGGGACACCCGGGGTGGGGAACGGGGGGTGCAGCCCCCCGGGAAGGGGACAGGAGACGCGGGGGGGTGGCAGCTGCCACCCTGTGGTCCCCCCCGGTGCCACCGTGTCCCCTTCCTGCCCTTGGCGCGGGCTGGCCCGAAATAGCAGCGGTGTTGGTTTCCGAGCCGGAAggtgcctggggagggggaggaaggaggaggaggaggggggggATCGGCCCCGACAGTCCCCTCAGCTGCCGGGGTCACTCAGCTCCTCTGGGGCACGCGGGATGGGGGGGCAGAGCAGCGCTGCCTCATTTCCCCATCGCCATCATCATCActatcaccatcatcatcatcactatcaccatcattatcatcatcaccatcatcatcactatcaccatcatcatcatcactatcaccatcatcatcatcaccatcatcatcatcaccatcatcatcatcatcaccatcatcatcatcatcaccatcatcatcatcaccatcaccatcaccatcaccaccatcaccatcatcaccatcatcatcaccatcatcatcatcatcaccatcaccatcaccatcaccatcaccatcaccatcatcatcaccatcatcatcactatcaccatcatcatcatcaccatcatcactatcaccatcatcatcatcatcatcactatcaccatcatcaccatcatcatcatcaccatcatcatcatcatcaccatcaccatcaccatcaccatcaccatcaccatcatcatcaccattaCCATCATCActatcaccatcatcatcatcaccatcatcactatcaccatcatcatcatcatcatcactatcaccatcatcaccatcatcatcatcaccatcatcatcatcatcaccatcatcatcatcatcatcatcaccatcaccatcaccatcaccatcaccatcaccatcaccaccatcatcatcaccatcaccatcaccatcatcatcaccatcaccatcaccatcaccatcatcaccatcatcatcacattcaccatcaccatcaccatcatcaccatcaccatcatcaccatcatcaccatcaccatcaccatcaccatcaccatcatcatcaccatcaccatcatcaccatcaccatcaccatcatcatcaccatcaccatcaccatcatcaccatcaccatcaccatcaccatcaccatcaccatctTCACCAcctcagctctgtcccagccccagcaggggGTGACACTGCCCGGTGCCGGACGGTGCTCGGGACAAACTCAGGCGCTCTCTGTGAGCTGCTCTGAAAACTTTTATTGGTTTATTGCACAGGGCGAGGgtaaagagagggagagagtgGGGGGTAGTTACAGCTCTAGGGGTAGTTACAGCTCTAGGGTAGTTACAGCTCTAGGGTAGTTACAGCTCTAGGGGTAGTTACAGTTCTAGGGGTAGTTAGAGTTCTAGGGGTAGTTAGAGTTCTAGGGGTTGTTAGAGTTCTAGGGGTAGTTAGAGTTCTAGGGGTAGTTACAGTTCTAGGGTAGTTAGAGTTCCAGGGGTAGTTAGAGTTCCAGGGGTAGTTAGAGCTCCAGGGGTAGTTAGAGTTCTAGGGGTAGTTAGTGTTCCAGGGGTAGTTAGAGTTCCAGGGGTAGTTAGAGCTCCAGGGGTAGTTAGAGTTCCAGGGGTTGATAGAGTTCCAGAGGTAGTTACAGTTCTAGGGTAGTTAGAGTTCTAGGGGTAGTTAGAGTTCCAGGGGTAGTTAGTGTTCCAGGGGTAGTTAGAGTTCCAGGGGTTGATAGAGTTCCAGGGGTAGTTAGAACTCCAGGGGTAGTTAGAGTTCTAGGGGTAGTTAGAGTTTTGGGGTAGTTAGAGTTCCAGGGGTAGTTAGAATTCCAGGGGTAGTTAGAGTTTTGGGGTAGTTAGAGTTCCAGGGGTAGTTAGAGTTCTAGGGTAGTTAGAGTTCCAGGGGTAGTTAGTTAGAGCTCTAGGGGTAGTTAGAATTCCAGGGGTAGTTAGAGTTCCAGGGGTAGTTAGAGTTCTAGGGTAGTTAGAGTTCTAGGGTAGTTAGTGTTTTGGGGTAGTTAGAGTTCCAGGGGTATTTAGAGTTCTAGGGGTAGTTAGAGCTCTAGGGGTAGTTAGAGTTCTAGGGGTAGTTAGAGCTCTAGGGGTAGTTAGAGTTCCAGGGGTAGTTAGAGTTCCAGGGGTAGTTAGAGTTCTAGGGGTGGTTATTTAGAGTTCTAGGGGTAGTTAGAGTTCCAGGGGTAGTTAGAGCTCTAGGGTAGTTAGAGCTCTAGGGTAGTTAGAGTTCCAGGGGTAGTTAGAGTTCCAGGGTTAGTTAGTTAGAGCTCTAGGGGTAGTTAGAGTTCTAGGGGTAGTTAGAGTTCTAGGGGTGGTTAGTTAGAGTTCTAGGGGTAGTTAGAGCTCTAGGGTGGTTAGTTAGAGTTCCAGGGGTAGTTAGAGTTCCAGGGGTAGTTAGAGTTCCAGGGGTGGTTAGTTAGAGCTCTAGGGGTAGTTATGGTTCCAGGGGTGGTTAGTTAGAGCTCTAGGGGTAGTTATGGTTCCAGGGGTAGTTAGTTAGAGTTCCAGGGGTAGTTAGAGTTCCAGGGGTAGTTAGTTAGAGCTCTAGGGGTAGTTAGAGTTCCAGGGGTGGTTAGTTAGAGCTCTAGGGGTAGTTATGGTTCCAGGGGTAGTTAGAGTTCCAGGGGTAGTTAGAGTTCCAGGGGTAGTTAGTTAGAGCTCTAGGGGTAGTTAGAGTTCCAGGGGTGGTTAGTTAGAGCTCTAGGGGTAGTTATGGTTCCAGGGGTAGTTAGAGTTCCAGGGGTAGTTAGTTAGAGCTCTAGGGGTAGTTAGAGTTCCAGGGGTGGTTAGTTAGAGCTCTAGGGGTAGTTATGGTTCCAGGGGTAGTTAGTTAGAGTTCCAGGGGTAGTTAGAGTTCCAGGGGTGGTTAGTTAGAGCTCTAGGGGTAGTTAGAGTTCCAGGGGTAGTTAGTTAGAGCTCTAGGGGTAGTTATGGTTCCAGGGGTAGTTAGTTAGAGCTCTAGGGGTAGTTAGAGTTCTAGGAGGTGAGAGAGGTGACAGAGCgattttcctctttaaaacaCAACAAATCTTCTTTTATGTTGAATATTCTCATTTCTACTCACCCatctaacacaagatacaaatcTTGTAACATTTACACTCAGCCTATGAGAACCATTACATTTCCATCATGTGTGGTACTTTAAACCCTAAAAACCACTTTTTGGAGCCTTTCTGCCAATCCAGCAGGGTCTTCTCTTCTTTGGACCATTGTTCTGCCAAGAGGGAATTATTTTCGGCCGCCCATCCTATTGTCCTATTCTAGTTATTTAGTATGTAGACTTGCAGTATATTTAGTATTAGTTATTCTAGTTATTTAGTAACTAAGGTTTGGTATCTCAAGGATGGCTTTTGTTTCAATCTCACTtatggtttccatattctcagaATCTTTTGCTAGGCAATCATATTTATaatatgatatgatatgatatgatatgatatgattgGTATGATATGATTGATGTGATGTAATGTAATGTAAcgtaatgtaatgtaatgtaatataatataacaatatataatacaatataataatatattatataatataatagATATTTCATatagttttatatatttatatatttctattatatatatttatatatttatttatatgttatttatttattttatatatatatagatatatagatatatagatatatagatatatagatatataaatatataaatatataaatatataaatatataaatatataaatatataaatatataaatattgatattgatgttgatataaatataaatataaatataaatataaatataaatataaatataaatataaatataaatataaatataaatataaatatatataaaatatcacAGTATACATGAAATAATCTAACAATACATATCTTCCCAACGCTGTCTGTgcctctgtcccctccccaggcGCATGTTCCCCTTCCTCAGCTTCAGCCTGTCGGGGCTGAACCCCGCGGCTCACTACAGCGTGTGCGTGGACGTGGTGCTGGTGGATCAGCACCACTGGCGCTACCAGGGCGGCAAGTGGGTGCAGTGCGGGAAGGCCGAGGGCAGCGCGCCAGGTACGCGGCTTTCCCCGCCCTCCCCTCGCCCCGCCGGGGCTGGCGGGGTGGCGGTGacgctgtccccgctgtccccgctgtccccccgccAGGGAACCGCCTGTACCTGCACCCCGACTCGCCCAACACGGGCGCGCACTGGATGCGGCAGGAGGTTTCCTTCGGGAAGCTGAAGCTCACCAACAACAAGGGCGCCTCCAACAACGTCGGCCAGGTGAGTTGAGCGTCCCCTCCGTGCTCCCCTTTGATTGCTCGCtgccccctttttttttttattattctcttttttttttttattttaaccctTCCCGCAGATGATCGTGCTGCAGTCGCTGCACAAGTACCAGCCGCGGCTGCACGTCACCGAGGTGAAGGAGGGCGAGGGCGAGGACGGCGACCCCAGCCCGCACACGCACACCTTCGCCTTCCCCGAGACCCAGTTCATCGCCGTCACCGCCTACCAGAACGCCGACGTGAGTCCGggatccccaaaaaaaaaaaaatcccaccgATCCCGCCAAAAATCCCAGCAGCCTCCCAGAAAACGGTGATGGGATATCCCCGGGTTATCACGGCAACACAGcccccccagagcagccccattAATCCCCAGAGTCCTCTAAGCTGTGGGAAAACCCCGCTGGTCTCACCACTGTCTGCCAGGACCCCCAGGATGAGCCCCTGAGACCCCAGGGACATCCCCTCCGCATCCCAGGgtctccctctccatcccttcagcatcccagtgctgccagtgtCCCCCAAACTTACAGAACCGCCCCCTGGATCCTCTCCAGAACcgctcctggatcccttcacCATCTCACTCTCCCTCCCAAAATCATTCCACGCATTTCCTCAGAGTCCCAGGgtctccctctccatcccttcagcatcccagtgccaccagtaTCCCCCAAACTTACAGAACCGCCCCCTGGATCCCTTCAGCATCCCACTATCCCTTTCAGAACTGTCCCACACATTTCTTCAACATCACAGAGTTTtctcctgcatcccttcagcatcccagggctgcctgaTCCCCCAAACTTCCAGAACCACCCCTGAATCCTCTCCAGAAcagctcctggatcccttcacCATCTCACTCTCCCTCCCAAAATCATTCCACGCATTTCCTCAGAGTCCCAGGgtctccctctccatcccttcagcatcccagtgctgccagtgtCCCCCAAACTTCCAGAACCGTCCCCTGGATCCCTTTAACATCCCAATATCCCTCCCAGAACCGTCCCACACATTTCCTCCGCATCCCAGGGTCTccccctgcatcccttcagcatcccagtgccacagtATCCCCCAAACTTCCAGAACCACCCCCTGGATCCCTTTAACATCCCAATATCCCTCCCAGAATCATCCCACACATTTCCTCCGCATCCCAGGGTCTCCCCCTGCATCCTTTcagcatcccagtgcagccagTATCCCCCAAACTTCCAGAATCAGCCCCAGGATCCTCTCCAGAACCAGTCCCTGGATCCCTTCACTATCTCACTCTCCCTCCCAAAATCGTCCCACACAtgccctcagcatcccaggGTCTCCCTCTGCAACCCCTcagcatcccagtgccaccagtaTCCCCCAAACTTCCAGAACCACCCCCTGGATCCCTTTAACATCCCAATATCCCTCCCAGAATCATCCCACACATTTCTTCAACATCCCAGAGTTTtctcctgcatcccttcagCATCCCAGCGCTGCCTGATCCCCCAAACTTCCAGAACCACCCCTGAATCCTCTCCAGAACcgctcctggatcccttcacCATCTCACTTTCCCTCCCAGAACCGTCCCACACATTTCCTCCGCATCCCAGGGTCTCCCCCTGCATCCTTTCATCATCCCTTcagcatcccagtgctgcctgatCCCCCAAACTTCCAGAACCAGCCCCAGGATCCCTTCACCTCCCCGCTGGATTCCCCAGGAGCGTCCCACACATCCCAGTaccaccccccaaacccctccagcATCCCTCAGCCCCCTCCGCACCCCCTGGGTGGGattctgctgggctggggggaaagggacagcgaggggacatCCCGGAGGGGGCACAGCAGCCCCTCCATGCCCACATCCCCCCCAGATCACCCAGCTGAAGATCGACCACAACCCCTTCGCCAAAGGATTCCGGGACAACTTTGACTCGTGAGTTCCACCCCGATCTCCTCTTGCAGTAAgaacccccccccccccaaaaaaaaaccccaaaaaaccccaaatccgTGCGTGCCCCCCCGTTTTCCAGGATGTACACGGCCTCGGAGAGCGACCGCCTGACGCCCTCCCCGCCCGAGGCCGcgggctgccagcagctcctgcccgcCCCTCGcttccagcccttcctccccGAGCAATTCCCGCTGCCCCCGGGCCGATATTTTGGGGGGGACCGGGGGTCTGCGCTGCCCCTGCCCCCCAAAGATCCGCCCCACTGGTTCTTCCCCCCTCAGCAGCCCCCCGCCCCCGGCGCGCTGGAGTTCGGGGGATACGAGGGGGGCTACGGAGGGGGCAAATTGATGCCCTACGGGGTGAAACCCCTGGCGCTGCCGCCCACCCCGCACCCGCCGCTGCCCTATTACCCCgaggggggttttggggtgacgGGGGGCTGGAGCCCCGGGCAGTACGGTCCTAAAAGCGGTGCCGCGGCTCTGGGCTGGTACCGGGAGCCCCgtgaggagaaggggaaggaggtggAGGGTTGGGCTAGCGAGCCCCCCGCTCTGGTGGCCACCGGGGACTCGCCGGACTCGGGGCTCTACGAGTGCAAGAGGCGGCGAGTGTCGCCGTACCCGTCCAGCACCGAGAGCTCCCCGCCGCCCCGGAACGGGGGCGACCTCTACGACAAGGAGCCGGTCACCGACGGCTACTATGGCTTCTACGGCAACTGAGCCACGCCGGGAGGGATGAAAAAAGGGGTCAGACCCTCCCCGGGCACCCCAAAAGTGGGTGGGAATCCAGCCTGACAATCAGCCCCCGGTGGAGCGGggagagggtggggagggggtgaTTGGtggggagggtttttttggggtttattttttggCGTTGGTGATTTTTAAGGGAGGGGGGTTAATGCTGGAGTATTTATTGAGCCCCCCCCGTGCTCGGtttggggcggggggggggTGCAGCATATCGCAATAAAAGGGGGGGCACGGTTGTGGTTaatggtgtgtgtgtgtgtgtggggagggaaactgaggcacggggtGGGGGGTGAGGGATTCGTGTACCCCCATCCTGATTGGGGAGGGGGGTCCTGAGCCCCCCCACCCGCGGGTGGTGATGGGAGGGATGTGGGGGGGGGAAGGAGTCTCTCAGCACACCCCAACTCTTCACAGcgtttattattattattgtgcACAATTTGGGGGGGGCAGTGGGGTCTTCCCGCCCGCGGGCACCCTGTACCCCCCCCCCCCTTTATCATCCTGTGCCCCCCAAAGTGCCTCAGCTGCCCCCaaggctctgccctggggcagggggggacatccccagtgcccccctCCCATTTTTACATCACAGTTTTATGGAAACACCGGCTCGGAAAAAGCGGGGGGGATTCTGCACTCCCAAGCGCTGGGGGGACCAGCCCCATGCTGGGCGCTGCTGtgagggctgggggggctcagaACCCCCCCGTTTTGGGGGGGCTACCAGAGCACGGCGCTGTCCAGGTGGGCAAAGCCGGGCTCCAGCCGC belongs to Oenanthe melanoleuca isolate GR-GAL-2019-014 chromosome 27, OMel1.0, whole genome shotgun sequence and includes:
- the TBX21 gene encoding T-box transcription factor TBX21, translating into MGALDSGTGAPRAAAPMLSFAKEPPGPRDGTAAFFGDGGGAEPGAPPLPYGAAGGFSGRFLGPCPPYRAPPPPAAPVEGYGGAEGGFGGAGGSLCPPLCALPGYRAAGKVQVMLNNYPLWAKFHKHQTEMIITKQGRRMFPFLSFSLSGLNPAAHYSVCVDVVLVDQHHWRYQGGKWVQCGKAEGSAPGNRLYLHPDSPNTGAHWMRQEVSFGKLKLTNNKGASNNVGQMIVLQSLHKYQPRLHVTEVKEGEGEDGDPSPHTHTFAFPETQFIAVTAYQNADITQLKIDHNPFAKGFRDNFDSMYTASESDRLTPSPPEAAGCQQLLPAPRFQPFLPEQFPLPPGRYFGGDRGSALPLPPKDPPHWFFPPQQPPAPGALEFGGYEGGYGGGKLMPYGVKPLALPPTPHPPLPYYPEGGFGVTGGWSPGQYGPKSGAAALGWYREPREEKGKEVEGWASEPPALVATGDSPDSGLYECKRRRVSPYPSSTESSPPPRNGGDLYDKEPVTDGYYGFYGN